The following nucleotide sequence is from Branchiostoma lanceolatum isolate klBraLanc5 chromosome 18, klBraLanc5.hap2, whole genome shotgun sequence.
gtacagatCGTGCTGGGTGACGCGGCCGGCCCTCCCCCCAGGCCCTCCACCCCCGCCAAGAGCCCGCGGTCCGTGACGCAGGAGGACATCACCAGGAAGATGCAGGAGGCGGAGGAGAGGAGGAAACAGCGCCAGTCGCAGCTCATGGAAAAGCTGCAACAGGTAACCTGACCTATGACCTATGACCTCTTCGTCATTATACACTTAAAAATTCCGAAATTGCTGTAAACATTTAATTCTATCCTGAACTGCGCAACCTAAATGCTGTAGTTTACCTGTGTCTTTGTCAGTTTTAATATTCCACTGATGTGATGTCAATATTAGCTGCTTACCAGAGTGCCATGTGTCTGTACCTTCTCTTGTTGAttgaatgaaaaatatcattgaATCAACTTTGATCTCGAACTTTTCTATCATAGAGAAATACGTACGATCATCAAACTTACTAAGTAACATCATGGAAATTGTGTAGACCATCGCAGACCTTTGAGAAACTGCGATACGAGAGAAGCTATTTTGACTCCAGTTTTGCTCTCAGCCTTCATTAACTTGCATTCACTCAACATGTTAACAGGGTAGGGGCCTTACAGACTCCCcatcacctttgacccattacTGGAGTCACGTGTCTAAGTTCATGAACCAATCAGGATATCTgctctggggggggggggagtactCTCCTACCGCCATCTAGCTATAGATTctcgttctttttttttcaaaccatgTGAAAACTATATTGTCTTTacctgaaagttcatctgtgttgaaaAAAGTAActatgtatcaaagttaaactacaaTTTCGAACACAAGTACTTGAACTTACTCAAATTTTCGACTCTTGGAAGTTTTAACATCGGAATTGTCTTTCTCGCTCGACCACTTGATGATAAGTTccttttcttaattttttattCTTCAGGAGGAGCAGAAGCGGGAGGAGGTCCTGAAGCGAGCGGCGGAGGTCAAAAAGAACGAGGGCGACAAAGACGCCGAATGATTGACACATTTGTCAGACGACATTTCAGACATGGCTGTCGCTAGGACGCTAGCACTGAAGTAAATTCTTGATCTTTAGGAAGATTGCCTGTTGTTGAAAGGTCATGATTGATTGAAAAGGACTTTTGTGGAAAGGAAAATCACGATTTGAACCGCTGCGATTTGCTCCTGGAGACAGCTATGTTTGTTGAAAGTGGTAGTCTACAAAATCTGCATCTTTGTTTGCTAAATTGTTTGTAACTGTTAATCTCGTAGTTAGGATTCAACACACGGCAATCCTTTAGATTCGTCTTCTGTAGCGGTCGCTCTACGTCATAAGGATCCATTGATTCGATTGGACGGGTGTCATCGATCACCAAATAAGTCAACACTTTGTGTTCCATCGTTCGAATCATGCGGTTGCTATGGCGAAGAATCTGCTGCAGAAGACGTTCGAGGAATTTAGTTTGActcgaatttgcatgatttcaagCCTATCAAGCATGGTACCTGACACCTGAGTGGCCGAGGCCGGTACATTCTAACCAATCATAATGCCGGAAACAAGTGGTTTTGTCATCATATTTTCACCACTAAATCAGCTGCTTTGATTGGTCAAGGAAGTTTTCGTAGGGTCGATATTGACCAATAAGAAGAACGATCATGCAAAGACGGtggacaactgaaaaatcatgCAAAGACAAGTTAAACATGTTGTGATATTCTTACGACAGTAACTTATATTATCGGCAAATGTTTGTGCAATTTCATAGTGCACGGTGCAGCAAACGActgaactatatatatatatgggaaGTTTTTAGTTGCAAATAATATATTGATATCACGAATTTAGCATTTGTACATTATTGAATGGGACGCACAGGTATTGGCTGCAGAAATGATAAATTTGCAGAAGATGTAATGGTTCAGCTCCTCTACTTTGGGCGGCTAGTACTAGACTGAGGATGGGGACAACCGTTGATTGGCTACAAAAGATCACGTGACTCATAACTGTTTTCATTGGCTGGAAGTTATATGCAATTAGGTAATGTATCAGTCACTATGGCGTCATGAGGTCAGTTAGCAAGCGTCGGTGTATGCATCGTCTCATAGAATCGTTTTCTAGTGGCAAGATGATCAAATCATCGTGAAAATCCAATTTTCAAGCATGAAACTGACTGTTTATGCATATATGCAACCTGTAGTGCTTATCGTCGAGCAGGAGTGCGGTTTTGGGTTTCTTTTGTACTCTTTCATTTCATTGCCACCAGACTCAATGACAATGAGAGGTGACcagcaaaaaacaaacaaaatcagaaTGACGTAAGAACACATAAAAGAAGCCACACtcacacctctgcttggggattagAAATACCACCTTTAGTTGTCATTTAAGGCCATCATCTCTACTCAAGTGCAATTATGTCTTGTGCCTCTTGTGTGTACGTTGTGTGCTCTGCCAGATATAAGGATAAACAGACGGCTTGACTGTGAATTTAACGTCTCAACATCCCAACCCCAACAGACAGTCAGAAACTCAGACCTTTTTGGCCCGAAATGTTTGGATAAACAATGCTGGTTGATAGTctagattagtaccccggatgGCAAGAAGCTGATTGGtcaagattagtaccccggatgATTAgaagctgattggtcaatatttgTGACGGTTACATTCTTTTTAAAGGATTTCCAGATTGGtcaagattagtaccccggatgctgagatgctgattggtcaaaattAGTACCCCGGATGGTAAgaagctgattggtcaatatatGTGACGGTTACAGCTTTTAAAAATTCCCACAGGAAGAAGGGTGTGTTCACAGCTAGCAGTTGCATGTATAACCATGTGTCAGACATGCACTTGTGAAAAGAAACACCACAACTGCTTGGAATGTACATGGGTCTCTATGCTTGGATTTGGTTTGGTTAACCGTTTGAATACCGACTACGCTCAACTTAAATTATAAGAACGCTTGTGAGACTATATGGAGTAAACGTGTGTAAAACTGTGTTGGTGCTTTCTATCTACACAGACTTTATGACTAGCATGAAAACGTATCGCAGTGTTGGCAAACGACATCACAGGGCACTGAACATTTGCTCCAACTCAGTGAGAATGACCCTGACAACTTCATAGACGTGATTTTAGGGACACGTGACTCCCCTTATTTGGTAAAAGCTATCTTGAAGTCTATGACGTCCCCCGTCTCTCGTTTAAGAGGGCGGATATTGTGGAGGATAAAGAATCGGTGTGGCTTTGGGTGAAATGTGTTTCTGCCCTGAACTGGAGCAAGAGTTCAGTTCTCTAAGAACATTAACGACATTGAAAATTGTACGGCGTTGAGGATTTTGCGGCGTTTGTTACACTTACACTCTGCTGCGTAAACTTGGCTTGTGAATGTACGTGTGAACTTTGACCTCTTCGTGTCATTCCTGTCTAATAAAAGCCATTCCGAAAAAAAATCTGCACTTGTCTGTTCTTGTCCTTACTTGATTGTTATTTGGATGCAAGAGTAGGGGTTCATGTTTCGACTGCACTGTTGCGGCCATCCTTACAATTTAAGGCCTGTgtctattgacaggatgatcctgtcaacagtggaaaaattGCACATGCTACTTGATGGACAATCAGCCACAAacactaattgccatgctatcattggttgaattgATAATTCTTAAGGACACCCCGGACTATTGACATGTTGAGAAACTTTGTGCATATTTTTGGATGGCATTAGACCCGGTTCCGGAATGTTCCTCAACACCAAGTTCAACAACCTTCGTCATGATCAAAGGAGATTCTGATAAGATCATGACATTGACACCAACAGTATCAGTAAAGCTTCTTCGGCACGACAACCCCCTGGAAAAACAGTTACACAGTCAAGTTTGGCATGTCTGTGCGCATATTGATATGTCGTAACTAAACGACAGACATGTTTACTTCATTCCACAGGCTATAGCATTGGAACTAAGCCAGCATTTTAACGCAATGATCAGGCATCGGATGAGTACAATATCTAATATTGCTCACAGTAATGTGTGTAGAAACATCAGGAATTTTGTGCCTTGTTTAATGTTATCTATCGTATGTGTATCGAGTAGACTTATAGactaaacattttgtacattttaacgtCATTGTATCTTTGTATCCCCTTGTAATAGTAACCTTCGGGCATGCAAATAATGCTATTTGAAGAATCAATATCATTcatctttttttccaattttgaatTAAAATTGCTTTCTCTGTCAAATTGATTCCCCTATCGTGGTCAAACTGTGCACCTATGTAGACTATAGAGGCATTACAAGGTTATGGTCGGAATTGATGACAGTGGTGACAGCTAGATTTACCTTCTTACCTTCTCGCAGAAACATCTTTAACACAACCTGTGGGGGTCGATTCTAAGCTTATCTCATCTTATTTCTGTTCTTTCTCTGTTTGTTCTCGAGACAAGTTCAACGATTTACGGCGTATCCCCGCGAGCGAGATTCCTGATAACCAGGTAGCTGAAAGCCCTCTATCTTTTCTGTCACCAGAAGTTGGCGCCAAAATCCGGTTGTAAAAGTTGCCCGGACATTTGGGCGTCAGGTTGTTTTTCACAGGTTTGCACGGGGAGGGACGACATGTTTAGATTGACACACCTCAGAAAAACGTTCGTCAGAAGGTAATTAATAGTTAATTAACTGTTAGAAAATCAAGAGAAAAAGTTGTATGTTTCTTCTAAACTTTGGTAcgaccttttttttactttatcttATTTTGCTTCGGTTTATGTATTTTCCAGTACTGATAGATACAGTCACTGTCGGAATTTCGTTGTGAAGAATGCTCTTGCAGTGGgcaacggaaatcgaccgagaCCCGGCGCCGATACTTTAGAAGTCGTATCGATTCTACATGATAACACACGTACTTTGCAGTAGCACTCGTGATTCTGGTCAGGCGTTCGTCGAAGACAAGCACTATATTTCTTTTAAAGACCCCGGGCGCTGAAGGATATCAATTAATGGCCCTATCACACAAAACAGGCTCTCTGAAAAATCAATACGCGCAGCGGGTTGCCTTTCGTTAGTTCTAGCAGCGCAGAATCATAACGTGAGCCGTGCACGATTCGTGATGCCAGAATCGATTTGCAAAGACCAGTAAAGACCATACTGTCTCTTATATATGGCTGCTTTGTTATTAGACAAAAAGActtaatgattagccccactcgattgtaacactatgtGAGAGACTTATGCTAggccttattgtattagtaattaggatgttaagtttatatctattttgtatcatgtttaatagttgttgccatactttgtactgtGTCGTGCTATAAAGTTCTTATTCGTTTATATCACGACTTTTGAggactagtaggcaacctcaCCGATCAattcccaaccacagatgaccttgttcACGACTAACTCTCAACCATGGTCTAGTGACGTACGGGAGGTCATGGTCGGCTTtgtatgacaggggctttacaaaAAATCTCACTGACCAGGGATCtatatcatcatgatcatcatgatcatctccattatcatcatcatcatatcgggcagcttgcccggactaggactgctctctccctccaggcgtcacggtccgccataagttggtctagatcttcagacctcacccctacatcccctCCATTATCAATATCCCCAAATAACcacatcaggggcaaagtagggggagttgaggtcccgggctagggcgggcaggcctcaagggagccgtcacaaccatgccaggcagggcattctaCTGGGGAACGGTACGGGGGAAATATGTGTATTTCTATTCTAGCGTTAATGGTTTGGAATTTGAGGTGATGGCTCTATATAGAAATCCTTCCCACTGGACCTGTCAAATAGAGGGGCTCCTAGAGAACGTGATTTTGTCAGGCTAAATGTTCGTGTATGTCACCAAAAAACAAGCCCATACTTGTCCACTACAGTACACAGTCCTGTGGACATTTTACGGACCGTTAAGTCTCTTTCCGCCTACTCTCACGCCTGGCTAGCACCGACGCCGTGAGAAACAAAACGTTCAAAGCAAACGGGCCAATACATCGATCTATCAAAATAAGCGAGTGGCATTTCTGGTCTCACTGATtgccgaaaacaaccgaaaccGTTAGTTATCCCGTTTAGTCTTGGCTTGGAAAaattgttttcggttgttttcgattTCTCTATGGCTGTTTGTGGTTGTTTTCGGTAACTAGTGAGACCGGCGTATTTCTATCGTTTCGTTCTGCATTTCCACGTTGTTGTTTGTATACCTACGTCTTCATTCcaaggccatctacatcagggtgTACcaaccatcactcaacagagacggcgggcgatATAAACTTTCTGGCACTGACGTCACGTTTTCCTAAGGTCACGTGATCTAGGTGATTGGGCACTTGgatcttgaaggttgaaatttCGATGTGATAGATTTTTATGTTGAAACAAATTCTATTATTCACCCtgtttctgccgaattctattCTCCACAACTTCTCAGGAAGGCATGGCGGAGGCCATAACAAACATTCGTTAGAAAGCACTCAGTAGCAGTGGAACCAAACATCTTCAGGTCGACTGTCAACATGCTAATTGACAACCTCTAACCAAGATGGACACTT
It contains:
- the LOC136424238 gene encoding stathmin-2-B-like, producing the protein MDVKQEKRSSGGQAFEIVLGDAAGPPPRPSTPAKSPRSVTQEDITRKMQEAEERRKQRQSQLMEKLQQEEQKREEVLKRAAEVKKNEGDKDAE